One part of the Candidatus Gracilibacteria bacterium genome encodes these proteins:
- a CDS encoding JAB domain-containing protein has protein sequence MTKSFTIRDLPPSERPRERLQKFGAEALSAQELLALILGRGIAGESVMVTVQRLLSTFGNVKAISEASLEELSQVRGIGLAKAAQIKAAFELAKRSEVEVGEKIFIKTAEDAVKLVKPKLKDKKKEYFLILSLDSRNNLIKISEISIGSLNANLVHPREIFKEAIQALANSIILIHNHPSGDAIPSKDDIDITKQLIDAGEIMGITILDHIVIGNQDYKSMKDKELLQLKGYSYE, from the coding sequence ATGACAAAATCTTTCACTATTCGAGATTTACCACCTTCCGAACGGCCACGAGAACGACTGCAGAAATTCGGTGCCGAAGCACTTTCTGCCCAGGAACTTTTAGCTTTAATTTTGGGTCGCGGAATTGCTGGAGAATCGGTGATGGTTACAGTTCAACGACTTTTAAGTACTTTTGGCAATGTGAAGGCGATCTCCGAAGCTTCACTCGAAGAATTATCCCAAGTTCGCGGTATTGGTTTAGCAAAAGCAGCTCAAATTAAAGCTGCTTTTGAATTGGCTAAAAGAAGTGAAGTCGAGGTTGGAGAAAAAATATTTATAAAAACTGCAGAAGATGCAGTAAAATTAGTTAAACCAAAACTTAAAGACAAAAAGAAAGAGTACTTTCTGATTTTATCATTAGATTCACGAAATAATTTAATCAAAATTAGTGAAATTTCAATTGGTAGTTTAAATGCTAATTTAGTTCATCCGAGAGAAATTTTTAAAGAAGCAATCCAAGCTTTAGCTAACTCAATAATTTTAATTCACAATCACCCCTCAGGTGATGCGATACCGAGTAAAGACGATATTGACATTACTAAACAACTAATAGACGCAGGCGAAATAATGGGTATTACAATTTTAGACCATATAGTTATTGGTAATCAAGATTATAAATCAATGAAAGATAAAGAATTATTACAATTAAAAGGCTATTCTTATGAATAA
- a CDS encoding N-6 DNA methylase — protein sequence MNNQNSRPILDKEKTAGEKIFKDILSGEPIKWTPEEEVRQLFIKKLIKEYKYPKSHIKKEVSIKSGQTETKKKADIVVFHNDKNFRPEENAYIIVECKKKDRKDGLDQLETYLSNTTAEYGVWFNGKDAPAYIEKTHKPHRYLSAPDIPPYGKTLADVGLYKKRDLVAAEDLKTVFEACHNYIYANEGYLKDKVFNEVVKLIFVKMIDEKSTSADCEFRITTKELREVEEGGGEEFQKRTEELFRRVVVAYPDIFGGEKILLKIHTLAYVVSQLQKYDFTKKTRAEIKGVAFQTFVHSHLRGERGEFFTPYPILKMAIEILAPKEHELILDPACGSGGFLVTALNFIRECFRKNRPDLNEFDITDAIRTYGNNFVFGIDFNPDLARVSKMYMVLNDDGHTGIFSENSLEDFSVISNTSSRKVLPEKFDIVVTNPPFGTRGKITRREILDHFDLGHKWVRDKEKNKWKMVPEKVLSQGNGKGGQVPDILFIERCLQFLKDGGRMAIVLPDGDLTNSSLSYIRQWIRDNARILAVVSLPPETFIPYGAGVKASVLFLQKLPKKELEVLKKKDHSI from the coding sequence ATGAATAATCAAAATTCACGACCAATTTTAGATAAAGAAAAAACAGCTGGTGAAAAAATATTTAAAGACATTCTTTCTGGAGAACCGATAAAATGGACACCCGAAGAGGAGGTACGCCAACTTTTTATTAAGAAACTGATAAAGGAGTATAAATATCCCAAAAGTCATATTAAAAAAGAAGTTTCTATAAAATCTGGCCAAACAGAAACAAAGAAAAAGGCGGATATAGTAGTCTTTCATAATGATAAAAATTTCCGACCAGAAGAAAATGCCTATATTATTGTTGAATGTAAAAAGAAAGATAGAAAAGATGGCCTTGATCAATTAGAAACCTATCTTTCAAATACTACAGCAGAATATGGGGTTTGGTTTAATGGTAAAGATGCACCTGCTTATATAGAAAAAACTCATAAACCCCATCGTTATCTTTCAGCACCAGATATTCCACCATACGGAAAAACTTTGGCAGACGTCGGTCTTTATAAAAAAAGAGATTTAGTTGCTGCCGAAGATTTAAAAACAGTTTTTGAGGCTTGTCATAATTATATTTATGCCAATGAAGGGTACCTAAAAGATAAAGTTTTTAATGAGGTAGTAAAATTAATTTTCGTGAAAATGATAGATGAAAAATCAACCAGCGCAGATTGCGAATTTAGGATTACTACCAAAGAATTAAGAGAAGTAGAGGAAGGAGGTGGCGAAGAATTTCAAAAACGGACTGAGGAACTTTTTAGAAGAGTGGTTGTTGCTTACCCTGATATTTTTGGTGGAGAGAAAATCTTACTCAAAATTCATACCCTTGCTTATGTTGTTAGTCAGCTTCAGAAATACGATTTTACTAAAAAAACTAGAGCAGAAATAAAAGGAGTTGCCTTCCAAACATTTGTTCACTCCCATTTAAGAGGAGAAAGAGGAGAATTTTTCACTCCTTATCCAATTTTGAAAATGGCTATAGAAATATTAGCTCCAAAAGAACATGAATTAATCTTAGATCCTGCTTGTGGTAGTGGAGGGTTTTTAGTTACGGCTTTAAATTTTATTAGAGAGTGCTTCAGAAAAAATCGTCCTGACCTTAATGAATTTGATATCACCGATGCCATCCGAACTTATGGTAATAATTTTGTTTTCGGTATAGATTTTAATCCGGATTTGGCCCGAGTTTCTAAGATGTATATGGTTTTGAATGACGATGGTCATACGGGTATATTTTCTGAAAATTCCTTAGAGGACTTTTCTGTAATTAGTAATACTTCTTCTCGTAAAGTTCTACCAGAGAAATTTGATATTGTAGTAACAAATCCACCCTTTGGTACTAGAGGAAAAATTACTAGACGAGAAATTTTGGACCATTTTGATCTTGGACATAAATGGGTTAGGGATAAAGAAAAAAACAAGTGGAAAATGGTTCCAGAGAAGGTTTTAAGTCAAGGAAATGGTAAGGGTGGTCAAGTGCCAGACATTCTCTTTATTGAACGCTGTTTGCAATTCTTGAAAGATGGGGGACGAATGGCAATTGTTTTACCTGACGGGGATTTAACGAATTCATCTTTAAGTTATATTCGGCAGTGGATAAGAGATAATGCCAGAATTTTGGCGGTTGTTTCTTTGCCTCCAGAAACCTTTATTCCTTATGGCGCAGGCGTTAAGGCTT